CCGCCGCAATAGCATTACGTTCTATACAAGGCACTTGTACTTGCCCACCCACAGGATCACAGGTTAAACCAAGATTATGTTCCATCGCAATTTCTGCCGCTATGCAAACTTGTTCGGGTTTTCCGCCTAAAATTTCAGTAAGTCCAGCGGCTGCCATTGAACAAGCAACCCCTACTTCACCTTGGCACCCCACTTCCGCCCCTGAAATTGAGGCATTCATTTTGTATAAAGAGCCAATAAAGCTACAAGTCAGTAAATAGCGTTCAATCACATTTTCTGTAATTGGGGCAATAAACTTGCCATAATAAGCCAAAACCGCTGGCACAATACCACAAGCACCATTAGTAGGGGCTGTTACCACCCGTCCACCCGCCGCATTTTCTTCATTGACCGCTAACGCATACATATTCACCCAATCAATTACTTTCATAGGATCATTAGATAAATTATTATTAGCCTCAAGCATTCTATATAACGCTGCTGCACGACGAGGAACTTTTAAAGGACCGGGTAATAAGCCTTCAGTATTTAGACCATGCTCAATACAAGCATTCATTGTTTGCCAGACTAAATTTAAATGTTGTTGCAACGCTGATTTACCATGTAAAGCTATTTCATTTTGTCGCATTAAACTTGAAATAGACAATGCTGTATCATTACAATAATTCAAGACCTCTTGTGCATTGTGATAAGGATAAGGCACGTCAATTTGTGTCGTTTGTTGCTCACCAAAATGTGCTTCATCAACAATAAACCCTCCGCCGATAGAATAATAGGTTTGTTGATATATCACTTCATTATGGATTAATGCCTTAATACGCATACCATTTTCATGCAATGGCAAAAAATGATGATGAAATTGCAGATTATGTTCATAATCAAATTTTACCGTTGCTTTACCTTCAGCAATAGGTAATTGGCGAGTTTGTTTAAGTTGGGCAATAAAATGCGGAATAAATTCAATATCCACATTATGCGGTAAATAGCCTGCTAACCCCATAATAATGGCAATATCTGTGTTATGCCCTCGTCCAGTCATAGACAAAGAACCATAGACATCAACCTGTATTTCAGTAATTTGTTCAAGCTGTTGCTGATGAATTAAATCATCAATAAATTGTTTTCCGGCTTTCATTGGTCCAACCGTATGTGAACTGGAAGGACCGATCCCCACTTTAAACATATCAAACACACTAATCATACATACTCACATTATTGTTATATAAAATCTGCCACGCCAATTAAGCTACACAGATTATTGGAGCGGCTATTTTACCGATTTTTTATTAAATTAAAATAAGTTATAAACAACTGCTGAAATCGCTATAACTCCCATAATGCTAACAAAAACATTACTTAGCTTTCCTTGATAAGCTTGCATAGCAGGAATTTTGCGAATAGCATACATAGGCATAATAAATAAAATCATCGCAATAATCGGTCCACCGAGAGATTCAATCAAACCTAAAATACTTGGATTAATAATCGCAACGCCCCATAGTGAGAATAAAAAGAAAAGTGCGGTAATATATTGCAATTTTTTACGATTTATCGGCTGTTGAGATTGTCGCATTTTTAACAACAAACCTTCTAATCCTTCCTTTGCTCCAAGATAATGTCCAAAAAATGAACTTGTAATCGCAAGAAATGCCACTAATGGTCCAAAATAAGAAATATAGGGATTATCAAATTTATTGGCTAAAAAAGATAATATGCTGATATTTTGTTCTCTCGCTAACGCCAATTCTTGTGGTGTTAAAGTTAATACACAACTAAAAACAAAAAACATAACAAAAGCCAGCAATATACTCGCTGTGCCTTTTAAGGTTCGGCTAGCATATTGTTCTGTTAATTTAGGATCTTGATATTGCCGTAACTGAGATTGTGAAAACGCTGAAATAGCAGGCGAATGATTAAACGAAAAAACTAATACGGGAATCGTCAGCCATAATGTAGTTATAAAAGCTTCTGCCGTAGGAAGTTCACTCAACATTGTGCTATTCCAATGCGGAATTAAATAAAGAGATAACCCTAACAAAATAAGCACTAACGGATAAACTAAAAATTCAGTAATCTTGAGCATAACGTTTTCATTCATCAACATTACTGAAATAAGCCCTGCAATTAAAATAAATGATAATATTGCTCGATTTGGTGAGGGTAAGGCTAATTGATGCGTAATAAAAGAATCTACCGTATTAGTAATACCATTACCATAAATAAGTAAAATAGGAAAAATAGCAAAAAAATAAAGCAAAGTAATCACTTTACCAGCTGTTTTACCAAAATGCTCTTCAACGACTTCTGTTATATCGCTACCCGGTTTACTTGAAGATAATACAAAACGAGCTAACCCACGATGAGCAAGATATGTCATTGGTCCTACTAAAATAACCATAATAACCAATGGCCAAAAACCGCCCATACCTGCGTTAATCGGCAAAAATAACACCCCTGCTCCAACGGCAGTACCAAATAAGTTTAACATCCAAATAACATCGAATTTATTCCAACCAGTGGAAGATTTTGACACAGACATACATACTCCTATTTTTTATAAGGTTTTTATTATTTCGGCGTGTATACTAATCTTTACACCCTTAATATTCAAAAAGGAAAATGAATATTTGTGATCCAGTTAATACTATTTGGCTGAATATGATGAAATATTAATCTAGGTTGTCTAGTTATAAATGGATACTATGGGTATTGAGCGATAAAAACAGCAATGTAATGGAGTATTTATAGGCGAGATAAAGTTTAAGACAAAAACAAAGTGCGGTGAATTTTAAAATTATTTTCTAATCCACCGCACTATTTTATAGCGTTATCAAGGGAGAGATGACCTATAATAATTGTTTAATACGATCTGAAATTAATTCAGCCTCTGCCCCTAAAATAACCTGTAATCCATCTTCACCAATTTTCACATTGCCTTTTGAGCCTAATTGACGAAGATAATTTTCATCAATTTTACTGCGATCTACCAAAGTTAAACGTAAACGTGTGATACAAGCGTCCACAGTTTTTAAATTTTGTTTACCACCTAATGCCGCAATAATTTCATTAACACGTTGTTCACGAGAAGTAGGTTGTGCTGAATGAGAAACCGCTTGAGTATTATCTTCTTCATCTTCTCTACCCGGGGTTTTTAGATTAAAGGCTTTAATACAGAAACGGAAGATAAAGTAGTAAATTACCGCAAATACAAGACCTTGCACTAATAGCATATACCATTTTGTTGCCAATGGATTTTGAGCGGAAAGCACTAAGTCAACGAGACCCGCACTAAAGCCAAAGCCAGCAATCCAATGCATCGTTGCCGCGATAAATAATGAAATCCCTGTGAGTAAAGCGTGAATTACATAAAGAACAGGGGCAACAAACATAAAGGCAAACTCAAGAGGTTCAGTAACGCCAGTAAAGAAAGAAGACACAGCGGCAGCTAACATAATTGAGCCAATGGCGGCTTTTTTCGCCGGTTTGGCACTGTGGTAAATGGCTAACGCAGCGGCAGGTAAACCAAACATCATAATTGGGAAGAAACCTGCTTGATACATACCCGTTTTACCTAATACTGCCGTACCTTCCGCTAAGGATTTTGCACCACCAAGGAAATTTGGAATATCATTGATACCTGCTACATCAAACCAGAATACGGAATTGAGGGCATGATGCAATCCAACTGGAATCAATAAACGGTTAAGGAAACCATAAATCCCTGCTCCCACTGCACCTAAACCTGTAATAGACTCACCGAAACTCACTAATGCGTTGAAAATCACAGGCCAAATGTAAATTAATACAAAGGAAACAAAAATCATCACTACTGACACAACAATAGGGACAAGGCGTTTACCATTAAAGAAAGATAAGGCTTTTGGTAATTCAACTTGATAGAAACGATTATAGATTTCTGCCGAAATTACCCCAATTAAGATACCAACAAATTGGTTCTTTACTTTACCAAAGGCGGCAGGAACTTGATCTACGGGGATCGCCTCAAGTTGTGCGATAACATTCGGCGATAATAATGTGGTAACTACGAGCCAGCCAACTAAGCCTGAAAGTGCTGCCGAGCCATGTTTATCTTTTGACATACCAAAGGCAACACCCACAGCAAAGAGTAATGCCATATTATCAATGATTGCCGCACCGGATTGAATTAATAACGCGGCAACTTGGCTATTCGCTCCCCAACCATCAGGATCGATCCAATAACCTATACCCATAAGTATCGCCGCAGCTGGTAATGCTGCAACAGGTACCATAAGTGCGGTACCTATGCGTTGTAAATAAGTGAGAATACGCATAAATTGCTCCTTGTGATATTTTTTATAAATTATGAAATTAAACTCCAATTTCAGCTTGATTATAATCATTTAACTTCTTTCTTGGCAAATATCTTCTGTTTGTTTTGTGATGTACATCACTTTTCTTAAGTGAATAACAATATTTTATTGTTAATGGAGTGAAATTTTATTTATAATAATAATATTGAAGTATAATTTTAAAAAATGATATTTAA
Above is a window of Volucribacter amazonae DNA encoding:
- a CDS encoding L-serine ammonia-lyase: MISVFDMFKVGIGPSSSHTVGPMKAGKQFIDDLIHQQQLEQITEIQVDVYGSLSMTGRGHNTDIAIIMGLAGYLPHNVDIEFIPHFIAQLKQTRQLPIAEGKATVKFDYEHNLQFHHHFLPLHENGMRIKALIHNEVIYQQTYYSIGGGFIVDEAHFGEQQTTQIDVPYPYHNAQEVLNYCNDTALSISSLMRQNEIALHGKSALQQHLNLVWQTMNACIEHGLNTEGLLPGPLKVPRRAAALYRMLEANNNLSNDPMKVIDWVNMYALAVNEENAAGGRVVTAPTNGACGIVPAVLAYYGKFIAPITENVIERYLLTCSFIGSLYKMNASISGAEVGCQGEVGVACSMAAAGLTEILGGKPEQVCIAAEIAMEHNLGLTCDPVGGQVQVPCIERNAIAAVKAINASRMALRRTTSPRVSLDKVIETMYETGKDMNAKYRETSQGGLAIKVICN
- a CDS encoding serine/threonine transporter — its product is MSVSKSSTGWNKFDVIWMLNLFGTAVGAGVLFLPINAGMGGFWPLVIMVILVGPMTYLAHRGLARFVLSSSKPGSDITEVVEEHFGKTAGKVITLLYFFAIFPILLIYGNGITNTVDSFITHQLALPSPNRAILSFILIAGLISVMLMNENVMLKITEFLVYPLVLILLGLSLYLIPHWNSTMLSELPTAEAFITTLWLTIPVLVFSFNHSPAISAFSQSQLRQYQDPKLTEQYASRTLKGTASILLAFVMFFVFSCVLTLTPQELALAREQNISILSFLANKFDNPYISYFGPLVAFLAITSSFFGHYLGAKEGLEGLLLKMRQSQQPINRKKLQYITALFFLFSLWGVAIINPSILGLIESLGGPIIAMILFIMPMYAIRKIPAMQAYQGKLSNVFVSIMGVIAISAVVYNLF
- the nagE gene encoding N-acetylglucosamine-specific PTS transporter subunit IIBC, coding for MRILTYLQRIGTALMVPVAALPAAAILMGIGYWIDPDGWGANSQVAALLIQSGAAIIDNMALLFAVGVAFGMSKDKHGSAALSGLVGWLVVTTLLSPNVIAQLEAIPVDQVPAAFGKVKNQFVGILIGVISAEIYNRFYQVELPKALSFFNGKRLVPIVVSVVMIFVSFVLIYIWPVIFNALVSFGESITGLGAVGAGIYGFLNRLLIPVGLHHALNSVFWFDVAGINDIPNFLGGAKSLAEGTAVLGKTGMYQAGFFPIMMFGLPAAALAIYHSAKPAKKAAIGSIMLAAAVSSFFTGVTEPLEFAFMFVAPVLYVIHALLTGISLFIAATMHWIAGFGFSAGLVDLVLSAQNPLATKWYMLLVQGLVFAVIYYFIFRFCIKAFNLKTPGREDEEDNTQAVSHSAQPTSREQRVNEIIAALGGKQNLKTVDACITRLRLTLVDRSKIDENYLRQLGSKGNVKIGEDGLQVILGAEAELISDRIKQLL